The Trichoderma atroviride chromosome 5, complete sequence genome contains a region encoding:
- a CDS encoding uncharacterized protein (EggNog:ENOG41): MPCTTMCPYMPGQTVNTLYVPVERSSRTRSASANSMRAEDFRTMDPATKFMKPLPPTPLLPSIYNRRALSAPTSRPSSSSSRPSSPPTWKRLFSRKPQTSEGLHRPSASHGETSFASSFTIYDNVITIPTRENRHGRTTSSLSEGAKARDISPSSLARILREDRLAPRRPSHSAQPPPLVIPDDVIEEDEDDDNFAVSAVSESLPFVTGLSPPPFQRSTSSESIKHDTEISSFPTYMVKPQLSVQPPSFDRNQPLSAVVNETNSAPHWSVSTKDKVTTSPIQEDVPMSFYDDEDDDDDVMSSNEDEVHFPAIPTSKTRLHSFRGYSLPRHIEEKKDTFASHQSFATPISPKLVPSGTNLLNTHIEAGLDDFVSELGWIVGTIGTTDSP, encoded by the coding sequence ATGCCTTGCACAACCATGTGCCCCTATATGCCCGGGCAAACCGTCAATACTCTCTATGTTCCTGTTGAGCGCTCATCACGGACCCGAAGTGCATCAGCAAACTCGATGCGTGCAGAGGATTTCAGAACCATGGATCCAGCAACAAAGTTTATGAAGCCGTTACCGCCAACGCCTCTGCTGCCAAGCATATACAACCGCCGAGCTCTATCTGCCCCGACTTCAcgcccttcatcatcgtcatctcgcccatcatctccaccTACATGGAAGAGACTCTTCTCACGCAAGCCGCAGACATCGGAAGGCCTACATCGCCCGTCTGCTAGCCATGGAGAAACATCCTTTGCTTCCTCCTTCACCATTTACGATAACGTCATTACTATCCCCACGCGTGAAAATCGCCATGGCCGAACTACGTCGTCGCTTAGTGAGGGTGCCAAGGCAAGAGACATCTCTCCGAGTTCCCTGGCCCGTATCTTACGCGAAGACCGACTTGCTCCTCGCCGTCCCAGTCACTCAGCCCAGCCACCGCCATTGGTAATTCCCGACGACGTcattgaagaggatgaagacgacgacaactTTGCTGTTTCCGCTGTATCAGAAAGTTTGCCTTTTGTCACTGGCCTATCGCCGCCCCCCTTTCAACGCTCTACGTCATCCGAGTCCATCAAGCATGATACTGAAATAAGCAGCTTTCCTACATACATGGTCAAGCCTCAGCTTTCAGTTCAGCCACCTTCTTTCGATCGAAACCAGCCTCTATCTGCCGTGGTCAATGAGACAAACTCGGCGCCTCACTGGTCTGTTTCAACAAAAGACAAGGTCACCACAAGTCCCATACAGGAGGATGTTCCCATGAGCTTCtacgacgatgaggatgacgacgacgacgtcaTGTCTAGCAACGAGGACGAAGTTCATTTCCCTGCTATTCCCACTTCAAAGACTCGACTACACTCGTTCAGAGGCTATAGCCTACCACGCCacattgaagagaagaaggatacaTTCGCCTCTCATCAATCTTTTGCAACTCCCATTTCTCCGAAATTGGTACCCAGCGGAACCAATTTGCTGAACACACACATCGAGGCCGGCCTTGATGACTTTGTCAGCGAGCTGGGCTGGATTGTCGGTACTATTGGCACGACTGACAGCCCCTAG
- a CDS encoding uncharacterized protein (SECRETED:SignalP(1-30)), with the protein MVSSKSRGGPAGRVTAALLLASAFAIPGSATVIGGDVGLDQHVLLPAGPGPLLPSHPDTPKPAEHTFTLRHIYHHGTDRNPKLHRKLDIVNDQSRVFLAAGDGFDEHTVPELKAKSRADTIHRLADRRPSVVDPIVAESRMQGYAAVLDASAWTMDEVSSPDITDKDTVLTMAYVAADAYVAREGMADWLDIGTPFNRSLDFGWETDGLRGHIWADKTNSTVIIGLKGTSPAVFDGDGTTTNDKINDNLFFSCCCAQQGQWTWHQVCDCATGTYACNNTCVRTALVEENRYYGAARELYSNVTEQYPDSNIWIAGHSLGGAVSSFLALTYGLPAVTFEAVPEALPASRLGLPVPPGANPDTPQTRGYTGTYHFGHTADPVYIGTCNGATATCSFAGYAMESSCHTGYECVYDVVADKGWRVGIGTHKIRSVIQDVILKYDEVPTCKRTPDCRDCGPWKMYESNGTESTTSAVPTTTSRTRTRTSTCQTPGWWGCLDQTTTGDVTAPVPAPTTTTTTTCKTPGWFGCKDKTTTTTTTTTKDSASPSSITTTCETPGRFWGCNDEPTTSSLFTTIPTASTTCETPGRIWGCNDVVTSTSITPSAGGTAPPITEAPTAVPT; encoded by the coding sequence ATGGTATCGTCCAAATCCCGAGGCGGTCCTGCTGGCCGGGTCACcgccgcgctgctgctggcatcgGCCTTTGCCATCCCGGGCTCGGCCACGGTCATCGGCGGTGATGTCGGCCTCGACCAGCACGTCCTGCTTCCTGCTGGCCCCgggcctcttctcccttcgCACCCCGACACTCCAAAGCCTGCAGAACACACCTTCACTCTCCGACACATCTACCACCACGGCACCGACAGAAACCCAAAGCTGCACCGCAAGCTGGACATCGTCAACGACCAGTCTCGAGTGTTCCTTGCCGCGGGCGATGGCTTCGATGAACACACCGTGCcggagctcaaggccaagagccGTGCCGATACGATCCACCGGCTGGCCGACAGACGTCCCTCTGTTGTCGACCCCATAGTTGCCGAGTCTCGTATGCAGGGCTACGCGGCCGTCTTGGATGCCTCGGCATGGACAATGGACGAGGTTTCATCCCCCGACATTACCGATAAAGACACAGTCTTGACCATGGCATACGTCGCTGCCGATGCATATGTGGCAAGGGAAGGGATGGCGGACTGGCTGGACATTGGGACCCCCTTTAACAGAAGTCTCGATTTTGGCTGGGAGACGGATGGCCTGCGTGGCCATATCTGGGCCGACAAGACCAATTCCACCGTCATCATCGGCCTCAAGGGGACGTCACCCGCTGTCTTTGACGGAGATGGCACAACGACCAACGACAAGATTAATGATAACTTGTTCTTcagttgctgctgcgctcaACAGGGGCAATGGACGTGGCACCAGGTCTGCGATTGCGCTACCGGCACTTATGCCTGTAACAACACATGCGTCAGGACGGCTCTCGTTGAGGAGAACCGTTACTATGGTGCCGCTCGCGAGCTCTACTCCAATGTCACTGAGCAGTACCCGGACTCCAACATCTGGATAGCGGGTCATTCTCTCGGAGGTgctgtttcttcctttttggccCTTACTTACGGCTTGCCTGCCGTGACTTTCGAGGCCGTGCCAGAGGCGCTCCCGGCCTCTCGACTGGGTCTTCCTGTCCCTCCTGGAGCCAATCCTGATACGCCACAAACGCGAGGCTACACGGGAACATATCACTTTGGCCATACTGCAGACCCGGTCTACATTGGCACATGCAATGGCGCGACTGCTACGTGCTCCTTCGCTGGCTATGCCATGGAGTCGTCTTGCCACACCGGATATGAATGTGTCTATGACGTCGTGGCTGACAAGGGGTGGCGAGTGGGAATCGGCACTCACAAGATCCGGTCTGTTATCCAGGACGTTATCCTCAAATACGATGAAGTTCCCACATGTAAGCGTACGCCCGACTGCCGAGACTGCGGTCCTTGGAAGATGTATGAAAGCAATGGCACCGAGTCCACCACGTCTGCCGTGCCCACGACCACTTCCCGAACACGGACACGCACTTCAACATGCCAGACTCCTGGCTGGTGGGGCTGTTTGGACCAGACAACCACAGGCGATGTGACCGCTCCTGTACCGGCACCTACCACTACTACTACGACGACGTGTAAGACGCCTGGTTGGTTTGGATGTAAGgacaagacgacgacgacgacaacgacgacaacAAAGGATTCCGCCAGTCCGtcatccatcaccaccacttGTGAAACGCCAGGCAGATTCTGGGGCTGCAATGACGAGCCTACCACGAGCTCTCTATTTACGACCATTCCCACCGCCTCGACAACATGCGAGACTCCTGGCAGAATATGGGGATGCAATGATGTGGTGACCTCTACCAGCATCACCCCTTCTGCCGGAGGAACCGCACCACCTATTACAGAGGCTCCTACGGCAGTCCCCACATGA
- a CDS encoding uncharacterized protein (EggNog:ENOG41~TransMembrane:1 (n8-17c22/23o49-67i)~SECRETED:SignalP(1-22)), with protein sequence MAWLSRPLTLVGLVLLAHGCYSAHEHTVLSSTSAQHSTSPSTAALPLDIYIETAVATFLLCVGLVLGSGTLKPIEWHTWAGKIEREADRSLSGSGDADGTTGNPFGALEARSGFINIHKLHEDFVKYSQQVGK encoded by the exons ATGGCGTGGCTCTCCCGTCCTCTGACCCTTGTCGGTCTGGTGCTGCTTGCTCATGG ATGTTACTCTGCACATGAGCACACAGTCCTCTCGTCGACGTCAGCGCAGCATTCCACATCGCCCTCCACCGctgcgctgccgctggacaTTTACATCGAAACCGCCGTGGCAACGTTTTTACTGTGCGTGGGACTCGTGCTGGGCTCGGGCACGCTGAAGCCGATTGAATGGCACACCTGGGCCGGCAAGATTGAGCGGGAGGCTGACAGATCGCTGAGTGGGAGTGGCGATGCGGACGGGACAACGGGAAATCCGTTTGGCGCCCTGGAGGCTCGGAGCGGGTTCATCAACATTCACAAGCTTCATGAGGATTTTGTAAAGTACAGTCAGCAGGTTGGGAAATAA
- a CDS encoding uncharacterized protein (BUSCO:EOG092D1NX0): protein MTAIESFDSIYLDLSKESGKCRFAETGFGWKPAGGGDTFTLDHSNIGSAQWSRAARGYEIRILQRNSGIIQLDGFQQEDYERLSKIFKNWYSTALESKEHALRGWNWGKAEFSKSEITFNVQNRPAFELPYSEIGNTNLAGRNEVALELSLPLNANDTGTNGQLGGARGKGKKAGAGKDQLVEMRFYIPGVTTKKETEGEDAGSDGGEEEEKNAATLFYETLIEKAEIGETAGDTIATFLDVLHLTPRGRFDIDMYEASFRLRGKTYDYKIQYEAVKKFMVLPKPDEMHCLLVIGLDPPLRQGQTRYPFVVMQFKKDEEVTIDLNIEEAELESKYKDKLEPHYEEPLHHVVAKMFRGLGNKKISSPAKDFLTHRNQYGIKCAIKASEGFLYCLEKAFMFVPKPATYIAYEQTQSVTFSRVSGAVSALSTFDITVVMKNGAGSSQFSNINREDLKALESFFKLKGLRVKNEIDEDANLLAAALREEAMDDSDDEVVVNKADRGSADEDEESVDEDFQADSDSDVAEEYDSNHESSGSGSAESDVDNDDDDEEMEDADEPPKKKSKTGKK from the exons ATGACGGCAAT TGAGAGTTTCGACAGCATCTACCTTGACCTCTCCAAGGAGAGCGGCAAGTGCAGATTCGCAGAGACCGGCTTCGGCTGGAAACCCGCCGGCGGCGGTGACACCTTCACCCTCGATCACAGCAACATTGGCAGCGCCCAATGGAGCCGCGCCGCCAGGGGATACGAGATCCGCATCCTGCAGCGCAACTCTGGCATCATCCAGCTCGACGGATTCCAACAGGAGGACTACGAGCGCCTGAGCAAGATCTTCAAGAACTGGTACAGCACCGCGCTGGAGAGCAAGGAGCACGCGCTGCGGGGATGGAACTGGGGCAAGGCCGAGTTCTCCAAATCCGAAATCACCTTCAACGTCCAGAATCGCCCGGCCTTTGAGCTGCCCTACTCGGAGATTGGAAACACAAACTTGGCGGGTCGAAATGAAGTTGCCCTGGAGCTCTCCCTGCCCCTCAACGCCAACGACACTGGCACCAACGGCCAGCTGGGCGGCGCTAGaggcaagggcaagaaggctGGTGCGGGCAAGGATCAACTGGTCGAGATGCGATTCTATATCCCCGGTGTAACGACGAAGAAGGAGaccgagggcgaggacgCCGGTAgcgatggtggtgaggaggaggagaagaatgcAGCTACGCTCTTCTACGAGACTCTCATTGAGAAGGCAGAGATTGGCGAGACTGCTGGTGATACCATCGCCACATTCCTCGATGTTCTGCATCTCACTCCCAG AGGTCGTTTTGATATCGACATGTACGAAGCCTCGTTTAGACTCCGTGGAAAGACGTACGACTACAAAATCCAATACGAAGCAGTCAAAAAGTTCATGGTCTTACCCAAGCCCGACGAGATGCACTGCCTCCTTGTTATTGGCTTGGATCCTCCTCTGCGCCAGGGCCAGACGAGATATCCCTTTGTCGTCATGCAGTTTAAGAAGGACGAGGAAGTGACCATTGACTTGAAcattgaagaggcagagctggagagcaaaTACAAGGACAAGCTCGAGCCCCATTACGAGGAGCCCCTACACCACGTTGTTGCCAAGATGTTCCGCGGCCTTGGCAACAAGAAGATTTCATCACCTGCAAAGGATTTCCTTAC TCACCGCAACCAGTATGGTATTAAATGCGCTATCAAGGCTAGCGAAGGTTTCCTGTACTGCTTGGAAAAGGCATTCATGTTCGTCCCGAAGCCAGCGACATACATTGCCTACGAGCAAACACAGTCCGTCACCTTCTCCCGCGTCAGCGGCGCAGTCTCCGCCCTGTCCACATTCGACATAACCGTCGTCATGAAGAACGGCGCCGGGTCATCGCAGTTCAGCAACATTAATCGTGAGGACCTCAAAGCCCTGGaatccttcttcaagctcaaGGGCCTGCGCGTCAAGAACGAGATTGACGAGGACGCCAAccttctcgccgccgccctccGCGAGGAAGCCATGGACGACTCTGACGACGAGGTCGTTGTCAACAAGGCGGACCGCGGATCCgcagacgaagatgaagagagcgtGGACGAGGACTTCCAGGCCGATAGCGACAGTGATGTTGCAGAGGAGTACGACAGCAACCATGAGAGCTCCGGGTCTGGAAGTGCGGAGAGCGACGTGGAtaatgacgatgatgatgaagaaatggAAGACGCTGATGAgccgccgaagaagaagtcaaagacGGGCAAGAAATGA
- a CDS encoding uncharacterized protein (EggNog:ENOG41) produces MWSMNAIAFNSGHPAPQQASRARPQTTSIRYLNKSSTAPSSPNLNQPSSPMSPHMSAADFFEPAMDRPPSPGRIRQLNSQMRRASQLRRQNGHRTAASASVASNGESPGWEQTLENLSLGRRASVKSTGSSAHSRERSDSVYGFGKNPFHRRARSKRESSANSSSASSMYSAEAPADSALASTSHKESFIQALTRRRASRDDTAAAQRRLNISGPYNFQHVTHTHRDSVAQAHEGPEQLTMRATGPTSAPNVTNPTEGSGLLFHPDAYNDSGAFFSRPALNRQSQAVPPNGSRRLMRRIRSQDQLRGSTPSMSPPPRPPRSPIKPTAPVSGSPGSPSRSPSLQEEYEEDDEQPTVVIERPKTSGGFRHPQPFNPDDSVEPVPPIGPLYAAPLLTSQEEYFHKTKLSPIQPSPTEPSWPLASPTLATYETPLADVPEEEESAAAARRSIRGSQSVPMLRRSHRPASNASDTLGNLHMTSVPQHAVVESSEKHGFHFGIIEESWEDDIDYCYDHEAEADCDYQWERDSMDTARDSDTLPLEVTFPIEENSVPIGTASSSPGMLSVATFDGPGLSPISQTSTPTVQEAITPVFTAPVANNFSLPTFDKKKFRASHASSFKESHGFTLSPSLLIPGDFHQQMLIEEGARHDYPGEDDLTLPYHSTAFYDENSKPAQWSQQRASTSTTGTVSTYSDTTADRHISTNSTWSFYTRNTASSSGSVHKMTGSWTECAEPLPVAQAEVPAPVDAEAEGDMTSPQDTVPELISFPLAPSRKSSHKSHASESIIHEDASSGQKRRSRSRTASLSSQAPPVGQYALFPRSYIKPTGDRI; encoded by the coding sequence ATGTGGAGCATGAATGCCATAGCCTTCAATTCTGGCCACCCGGCGCCGCAGCAGGCGTCCAGGGCCAGGCCTCAGACGACTTCCATCCGGTACTTGAATAAGTCGTCGAcggctccttcttctcctaaTCTCAACCAACCATCTTCCCCAATGTCTCCTCACATGAGTGCCGCCGACTTTTTCGAGCCTGCCATGGACAGGCCACCGTCCCCAGGCAGGATACGGCAGCTCAACTCGCAGATGAGGCGAGCCTCCCAGCTGCGCCGCCAGAATGGACACCGCACTGCCGCGTCCGCGTCTGTGGCTTCCAACGGTGAGAGCCCGGGGTGGGAGCAGACCTTGGAGAATCTGTCGCTTGGTAGACGCGCTTCGGTCAAGTccaccggcagcagcgcccaTTCACGAGAGCGCTCGGATAGCGTCTACGGCTTCGGCAAGAACCCCTTCCACCGACGAGCGAGATCCAAGCGTGAGAGCAGCGCCAACTCGtcctcggccagctccaTGTATTCCGCCGAGGCGCCAGCCGACAGTGCCCTTGCCTCCACCAGCCACAAGGAGTCCTTTATCCAGGCCCTCACCCGCCGACGAGCCTCTCGAGACGACACCGCAGCTGCCCAGAGGAGGCTGAACATCTCGGGCCCTTACAACTTCCAGCATGTCACTCACACGCACCGCGATAGCGTTGCCCAGGCGCACGAGGGACCCGAGCAACTGACGATGCGCGCAACCGGCCCAACCAGCGCCCCCAATGTCACCAACCCAACCGAGGGGTCtggtcttctcttccatcccGACGCCTACAACGATTCTGGCGCCTTCTTCTCACGACCCGCCTTGAACCGCCAGAGCCAGGCCGTTCCTCCCAACGGATCTCGTCGACTGATGAGACGAATCCGATCGCAGGACCAGCTGCGAGGAAGCACTCCTTCCATGTCACCGCCGCCCAGACCACCCAGATCTCCCATAAAGCCCACCGCGCCTGTATCAGGCTCCCCCGGCTCGCCATCTCGGAGCCCTAGCCTCCAAGAGGAatacgaagaagacgacgagcagCCCACCGTCGTCATTGAGCGACCAAAGACCAGCGGAGGTTTCCGCCACCCGCAGCCCTTCAACCCCGATGATTCAGTCGAGCCGGTGCCTCCCATTGGGCCTCTTTATGCTGCGCCGCTTTTGACTAGTCAAGAAGAGTATTTTCACAAGACAAAGCTCTCGCCAATCCAGCCCTCGCCCACCGAGCCCTCTTGGCCCCTTGCCAGCCCTACATTGGCAACATACGAGACCCCACTTGCTGACGTtcctgaagaggaagagagcgcagcagctgctaGACGGTCTATCCGTGGCAGCCAATCCGTCCCCATGCTGCGCCGGTCTCATCGTCCAGCGAGCAATGCGTCGGATACCCTTGGCAACCTCCACATGACGTCTGTGCCACAGCATGCCGTCGTCGAGTCATCGGAGAAGCACGGATTCCACTTTGGAATCATCGAAGAGAGCTGGGAGGACGACATTGACTATTGTTATGACCACGAAGCGGAAGCCGACTGCGATTACCAATGGGAACGTGACTCGATGGACACTGCGCGTGATAGTGACACTCTTCCGTTGGAAGTTACCTTTCCCATCGAAGAGAACAGTGTGCCCATTGGAACAGCCAGTTCGTCGCCCGGTATGCTCTCCGTAGCCACCTTTGACGGCCCGGGCCTGAGCCCAATCAGCCAGACGTCAACGCCCACTGTCCAGGAGGCCATTACTCCAGTCTTCACTGCACCCGTCGCCAACAACTTCTCTCTTCCCAcctttgacaagaagaagttcCGCGCATCCCACGCCTCGAGCTTCAAAGAGTCTCATGGCTTTACCCTGTCACCGTCGCTGCTGATCCCTGGCGATTTCCATCAGCAGATGCTGATTGAAGAGGGCGCCAGACACGACTACCCCGGAGAGGATGACTTGACGCTTCCTTACCACTCGACTGCTTTCTATGATGAGAATAGCAAGCCCGCCCAGTGGTCACAGCAGCGAGCGAGCACTTCCACTACCGGGACTGTCTCCACATACTCTGATACGACTGCCGATCGCCACATCTCCACCAACTCTACCTGGTCGTTTTACACTCGCAAtaccgccagcagcagtggatCTGTGCACAAGATGACTGGCTCTTGGACCGAATGCGCGGAGCCTCTACCTGTGGCTCAGGCTGAAGTGCCAGCACCTGTTGATGCTGAGGCGGAGGGGGATATGACTAGCCCACAAGACACTGTTCCTGAGCTAATCTCATTCCCTCTGGCTCCATCGAGGAAGTCGTCTCACAAGTCTCATGCTAGTGAGTCGATTATTCACGAGGACGCATCTTCGGGCCAGAAACGCCGCTCTCGATCCAGGACTGCCAGCCTGAGCAGCCAGGCACCGCCTGTTGGGCAGTACGCCTTGTTCCCTCGATCTTACATCAAGCCAACTGGCGACCGTATCTAA
- a CDS encoding uncharacterized protein (TransMembrane:2 (i49-66o86-107i)) has translation MRTTRRRHLWRVAQRTAPAKSASRALQIPAIHSTAVQLVAAPPLYSRRATVLAVSFVISTYLVAYLPSSSRPLLKSISRVSAVRIVLQQISLFSTMIAISPVLPMIFRLRQITIGQISAPNDGYKIPGPTAGTSVLLITLTNIRTQLAVDSQSPQLP, from the coding sequence ATGCGAACAACGAGAAGGAGGCATCTATGGCGGGTGGCACAAAGGACAGCTCCAGCGAAAAGCGCCTCTCGGGCTCTGCAGATCCCTGCCATTCACAGCACCGCCGTGCAGCTCGTTGCAGCACCACCACTCTATAGCAGACGTGCTACTGTCCTGGCGGTGTCATTTGTAATTTCCACGTATCTCGTCGCTTATCTCCCCAGTTCATCCAGACCTTTACTCAAATCAATCTCCCGGGTATCGGCCGTCAGGATTGTGCTTCAGCAAATCAGCCTGTTTTCGACCATGATTGCCATAAGCCCCGTCCTCCCCATGATTTTCCGGCTTCGCCAAATCACCATCGGCCAAATTTCCGCCCCAAATGATGGCTACAAGATCCCCGGCCCAACAGCAGGAACTTCTGTCTTGCTCATTACCCTCACCAACATTCGCACCCAACTCGCAGTTGACTCGCAGTCACCTCAACTACCGTAA